From Micromonospora sp. NBC_01699, a single genomic window includes:
- a CDS encoding VOC family protein — MGIHRLNHAVLFVSDVARSVAFYRDVLGFRPVAMTPDNFAGAAFLQAPGSTNDHDLGLFELGAGAGPSAAGRSTVGLYHLAWEVDTLDELAATAVRLGEVGALAGSSDHGTTKSLYARDPDGLEFEVVWLVPADRLDDAALAARKRIGRLDLDREKQRYGGQTRGGVGISVPV; from the coding sequence ATGGGTATCCATCGGCTCAACCACGCCGTCCTCTTCGTCAGCGACGTCGCCCGCAGCGTCGCCTTCTACCGCGACGTGCTCGGCTTCCGGCCGGTCGCGATGACCCCGGACAACTTCGCCGGTGCCGCGTTCCTCCAGGCGCCGGGTTCCACCAACGACCACGACCTCGGCCTGTTCGAGCTGGGCGCGGGCGCCGGACCGTCGGCCGCCGGGCGCAGCACGGTCGGGCTCTACCACCTCGCCTGGGAGGTCGACACGCTGGACGAACTCGCGGCCACGGCGGTCCGGCTCGGCGAGGTCGGCGCGCTCGCCGGCAGCTCCGACCACGGCACCACCAAGAGCCTCTACGCCCGTGACCCGGACGGGTTGGAGTTCGAGGTGGTCTGGCTGGTCCCGGCCGACCGGCTCGACGACGCGGCGCTCGCCGCGCGCAAGCGGATCGGCCGGCTCGACCTCGATCGGGAGAAGCAGCGGTACGGCGGCCAGACGCGCGGCGGCGTCGGCATCTCCGTACCGGTCTGA
- a CDS encoding DUF4236 domain-containing protein: protein MGLMFRKRKKYGPLILNFTENGFSSWSIKIGRWSWNSRARAHRVDLPGPLSWKQDKR from the coding sequence ATGGGTCTGATGTTCCGCAAGCGCAAGAAGTACGGCCCGCTGATCCTGAACTTCACCGAAAACGGCTTTTCCTCATGGAGCATCAAGATCGGACGCTGGTCGTGGAACTCCAGGGCTCGCGCACACCGCGTCGACCTGCCCGGACCGCTGTCCTGGAAGCAGGACAAGCGCTGA
- a CDS encoding NAD(P)H-dependent oxidoreductase, whose translation MIVTVSGDPRPQSSTLDLAERASAAIAAHLGQPAPVTVDLAWLAPHLLVPDSPEVTKAVDLICRASLLVVATPTRQGGYAGVLKLLGEALPAAGLLGIGAVPVVTAPEPRGTHETHRQLADWLTALGASVVDPPLLVPDTLAARPRAVALAYAARLFSDRAAVPSRRAVRLSA comes from the coding sequence ATGATCGTCACCGTGTCCGGCGATCCGCGTCCGCAGTCATCCACCCTGGACCTGGCCGAACGGGCCAGTGCCGCGATCGCCGCTCACCTCGGCCAACCGGCACCGGTCACCGTCGACCTCGCCTGGCTGGCCCCGCACCTGCTCGTCCCGGACAGCCCCGAGGTCACCAAGGCGGTGGACCTGATCTGTCGGGCCAGTCTGCTGGTGGTCGCCACGCCGACCAGACAGGGCGGCTACGCGGGCGTACTCAAGCTTCTGGGGGAGGCCCTGCCCGCCGCCGGCCTGCTCGGGATCGGCGCGGTGCCGGTGGTGACCGCACCCGAGCCGCGCGGCACCCACGAGACACACCGGCAGCTCGCCGACTGGCTCACCGCCCTGGGCGCGTCGGTGGTGGACCCGCCACTGCTGGTGCCGGACACCCTCGCCGCCCGGCCGAGAGCGGTGGCGCTGGCGTACGCGGCCCGGCTCTTCAGCGACCGAGCCGCCGTACCGAGCCGCCGCGCGGTACGACTGTCCGCCTGA
- a CDS encoding RrF2 family transcriptional regulator has product MQISARGDYAVRAALSLASAYPSLMSAQAIAQQQDMPRKFLEAVLADLRRAGIVRAQRGAEGGYTLANPPREVSVGTILRAVDGPLAGVRGLRPEETRYDGAAENLPRLWVAVRAAVRDVVDEVSLAELVSGRMPAHVRKLTTRPDAWQPR; this is encoded by the coding sequence GTGCAAATCTCAGCGCGCGGCGACTACGCGGTCCGGGCGGCACTGAGTCTCGCCTCGGCGTACCCGTCGCTGATGTCGGCCCAGGCCATCGCCCAACAGCAGGACATGCCGCGCAAGTTCCTCGAAGCGGTGCTCGCCGACCTGCGCCGCGCCGGCATCGTGCGGGCGCAGCGGGGCGCGGAGGGCGGCTACACCCTGGCCAATCCACCCCGCGAGGTCAGCGTCGGGACGATCCTGCGGGCCGTCGACGGCCCGCTTGCCGGCGTACGCGGGCTGCGCCCCGAGGAGACCCGGTACGACGGTGCCGCCGAGAACCTGCCCCGACTGTGGGTCGCGGTCCGGGCGGCGGTACGCGACGTGGTGGACGAGGTGAGCCTCGCCGAACTGGTCAGTGGTCGGATGCCCGCGCACGTACGGAAACTGACCACCCGGCCGGACGCCTGGCAGCCACGCTGA
- a CDS encoding helix-turn-helix domain-containing protein, giving the protein MVRFGQTSPDTAGSASVPEWAGIGTTTLRELAVDPGPGRPLLLDHHVLVLVTVGHGTYEVDFRTYQCRPGTLILVRPGQLIRADGPSGLDAVVVCWTGDALARLAPDGGTGVPFGAVHWQLAGEDQDAVINEVSQLVVDCQRHGGGPLAAELLRHQLAVLLLRLALLPAGPAAVPSATRPVPTAPVPASARQTNAESTDTYRRLRREIEEHYRSSRRVEDYAARLGCSVRTLTRACLAATGRSAKQLVDDRVTLQARRLLAATDEPIADVGRRLGFPEPTNFGRFFQREVGQSPGNFRAGLDRGDPHAGRGTGVALGGAGPSPLAGIGAAGGNGAGGAGAGSGGAGSGGAGSGGGGNGAGSGGGSGASGQQRVPGQRPVGPGPLVGSPKHASVFG; this is encoded by the coding sequence ATGGTCCGTTTCGGTCAGACTTCCCCCGACACGGCCGGGTCCGCCTCCGTACCGGAATGGGCGGGCATCGGCACCACGACGCTGCGCGAGTTGGCGGTCGATCCCGGACCGGGCCGACCGCTGCTGCTCGACCACCACGTGCTGGTCCTGGTGACCGTCGGGCACGGGACGTACGAGGTCGACTTCCGCACGTACCAGTGCCGACCCGGCACGCTGATCCTGGTCCGGCCCGGACAGCTGATCCGCGCCGACGGCCCGAGCGGGCTGGACGCGGTGGTGGTCTGCTGGACGGGTGACGCGTTGGCCCGACTCGCCCCCGACGGCGGCACCGGCGTTCCGTTCGGTGCCGTCCACTGGCAGCTCGCCGGTGAGGACCAGGATGCGGTGATCAACGAGGTGAGCCAACTGGTGGTGGACTGCCAGCGTCACGGCGGCGGCCCACTCGCCGCCGAACTGCTCCGCCACCAGCTCGCGGTGTTACTGCTCCGACTGGCCCTGCTGCCCGCCGGTCCGGCGGCCGTACCCTCGGCCACCCGACCGGTTCCCACCGCACCCGTACCCGCGTCGGCCCGCCAGACGAACGCGGAGTCGACCGACACCTACCGGCGGCTGCGCCGGGAGATCGAGGAGCACTACCGGAGCAGCCGGCGGGTGGAGGACTACGCCGCCCGGCTGGGCTGCTCGGTGCGTACGCTGACCCGCGCCTGCCTGGCGGCGACCGGCCGCAGCGCCAAGCAGCTGGTCGACGACCGGGTGACGTTGCAGGCCCGGCGGCTGCTGGCGGCGACCGACGAGCCGATCGCCGACGTCGGACGCCGGCTCGGCTTCCCCGAGCCGACCAACTTCGGCCGGTTCTTCCAGCGCGAGGTCGGCCAGAGCCCGGGTAATTTCCGGGCCGGTCTGGACCGCGGCGACCCGCACGCCGGCCGCGGTACGGGAGTGGCACTCGGCGGCGCCGGCCCATCCCCGCTCGCCGGCATCGGCGCGGCCGGCGGCAACGGTGCCGGAGGTGCCGGGGCCGGGAGTGGCGGGGCCGGGAGTGGCGGGGCCGGGAGTGGCGGCGGCGGTAACGGGGCCGGGAGTGGCGGCGGGAGCGGGGCGAGCGGCCAACAGCGGGTGCCGGGACAGCGTCCGGTCGGGCCCGGCCCGCTGGTCGGTTCGCCGAAGCACGCGTCCGTATTCGGATAA
- a CDS encoding hemerythrin domain-containing protein yields the protein MTDAVSLIQQDHRVLEKLLHQLRDTAVDRVAVVDEVAARLAAHRRATERVYPLLVAADSSPDRAAGPAPLMPDLGPAEERLDTLRSSDPDSRKFEQALREFGDAVTQHIQAEETEVLAEFAIDDDPTLLERAGATFDAERVRELLVYGIDDRTPGQ from the coding sequence ATGACCGACGCGGTAAGCCTGATCCAGCAGGACCATCGGGTCCTGGAGAAACTGCTCCACCAACTGCGGGACACCGCCGTCGACCGGGTAGCGGTGGTGGACGAGGTCGCCGCCCGGCTGGCCGCGCACCGGCGGGCCACCGAGCGGGTCTACCCCCTGCTGGTCGCCGCGGACTCCTCGCCCGACCGGGCGGCGGGACCGGCGCCCCTGATGCCGGACCTCGGCCCGGCCGAGGAGCGGCTGGACACGCTGCGGTCGAGCGACCCGGACAGCCGGAAGTTCGAGCAGGCGCTCCGGGAGTTCGGCGACGCCGTCACCCAGCACATCCAGGCGGAGGAGACCGAGGTGCTGGCGGAGTTCGCGATCGACGACGACCCGACGCTGCTGGAGCGCGCGGGCGCCACCTTCGACGCCGAGCGGGTCCGCGAACTGCTGGTGTACGGCATCGACGACCGTACGCCCGGTCAGTAA
- a CDS encoding glycoside hydrolase family 44 protein, translated as MHHRPVPPVAVAGPLAKPGAATATRPARVAGLLVATLLTTTAGLVPARPAPAYLAGPVGASAVGPALEIDIAADRQPISPYIYGMNFADEALAAELDLPVRRWGGNATTRYHYRHDTTNRASDWFFENIAEANENPDALPDGSTTDRFVEQDRRTGGDTVLTVPLIGWAPKARDGSCGFSVAKYGAQQRTDEWRPDCGNGLRPDGTPVTGNDPGDTSVPVGAEYVRDWIGHLTDRYGTADEGGVKFYNLDNEPDIWHSTHRDVHPLGAGSVELRDRAYEIGAAVKAADPGAATLGPVGWGWSSWDYSGLDQETCGRTGCWSDPPDRAARDGLPFTTWYLREMKRYEDEHDQRVLDYFDMHFYPQASGVAFGNGSDPATNALRLRSTRALWDPSYLDESWINTQVRLVPRMRELVAANYPGTKTAITEYNWGALDHVNGALTQADILGIFGREGLDLATLWAPPSADQPGAYAFRMYRNYDGAGGRFGDVAVRAGSADRDRLSVYGAERSTDGALTVMVVNKSGVEQTSSVSLRGRTAPHARVHQYAATDPSSITRLPDRPILVPPPSAGAPSGVFEHTFPADSVTLFVIEKPPPAALPRLAVRHQNVDWAPNDNQLKPVLLLDNTGTVPVDLSRLTLRYWFTRDGGTVPVNVWCDWAQVDCATVTRRVVPLATARTGADGYLEVGFTPGAGTLAVGAGTGPVKLRLGKADWAAFAESDDHSWLPAAPGYAANPRVTVYLDGVRVAGTEP; from the coding sequence ATGCACCACCGACCCGTCCCGCCGGTCGCCGTCGCCGGCCCGCTCGCAAAACCCGGGGCGGCCACCGCCACCCGACCGGCCCGCGTCGCCGGCCTGCTCGTCGCCACCCTGCTCACCACCACCGCCGGTCTGGTACCCGCCCGGCCCGCACCCGCCTACCTGGCGGGCCCGGTCGGCGCGAGTGCGGTCGGACCGGCGCTGGAGATCGACATCGCCGCCGACCGACAGCCGATCAGCCCGTACATCTACGGGATGAACTTCGCCGACGAGGCGCTCGCGGCCGAGTTGGACCTTCCGGTACGCCGGTGGGGCGGCAACGCCACCACCCGCTACCACTACCGCCACGACACCACCAACCGCGCCTCGGACTGGTTCTTCGAGAACATCGCCGAGGCCAACGAGAACCCGGACGCGCTGCCCGACGGATCGACCACCGACCGGTTCGTCGAGCAGGACCGGCGGACCGGCGGCGACACCGTTCTCACCGTGCCGCTGATCGGCTGGGCGCCGAAGGCCCGCGACGGCTCCTGCGGCTTCTCGGTGGCGAAGTACGGGGCGCAGCAGCGTACCGACGAGTGGCGGCCGGACTGCGGCAACGGGCTGCGGCCGGACGGCACTCCGGTCACCGGCAACGATCCGGGCGACACCAGTGTGCCGGTCGGTGCGGAGTACGTACGGGACTGGATCGGGCACCTGACCGACCGGTACGGCACCGCCGACGAGGGCGGGGTGAAGTTCTACAACCTGGACAACGAGCCGGACATCTGGCACTCCACCCACCGCGACGTGCACCCGCTCGGCGCCGGCTCGGTCGAGCTGCGGGACCGGGCGTACGAGATCGGCGCGGCGGTCAAGGCGGCCGATCCCGGCGCGGCCACCCTCGGGCCGGTCGGCTGGGGCTGGAGTTCGTGGGACTACTCCGGGCTGGACCAGGAGACCTGTGGGCGTACCGGGTGCTGGTCCGACCCGCCGGACCGGGCGGCCCGGGACGGCCTGCCGTTCACCACCTGGTACCTGCGTGAGATGAAGCGGTATGAGGACGAGCACGACCAGCGGGTGCTGGACTACTTCGACATGCACTTCTACCCGCAGGCGTCCGGGGTCGCGTTCGGCAACGGCTCCGACCCGGCCACCAACGCGTTGCGGTTGCGGTCCACCCGCGCGCTCTGGGATCCGTCCTACCTCGACGAGAGCTGGATCAACACCCAGGTACGGCTGGTGCCCCGGATGCGGGAGCTGGTGGCGGCGAACTATCCGGGTACGAAGACGGCGATCACCGAGTACAACTGGGGTGCGCTGGACCACGTCAACGGTGCCCTGACCCAGGCCGACATCCTCGGCATCTTCGGCCGGGAGGGGCTCGACCTGGCCACCCTCTGGGCACCACCGTCGGCCGACCAGCCGGGCGCGTACGCGTTCCGGATGTACCGGAACTACGACGGCGCCGGCGGCCGGTTCGGCGACGTCGCGGTCCGCGCCGGCAGCGCCGACCGGGACCGCCTCTCGGTGTACGGGGCCGAGCGCTCCACCGACGGCGCGCTGACCGTGATGGTGGTCAACAAGAGCGGGGTGGAGCAGACGAGCAGCGTCTCGCTGCGCGGCCGGACCGCCCCACACGCCCGGGTCCACCAGTACGCGGCCACCGACCCGTCCTCGATCACGCGCCTGCCGGACCGGCCGATCCTGGTTCCGCCGCCGTCCGCCGGAGCACCGTCGGGCGTCTTCGAGCACACCTTCCCGGCCGACTCGGTGACCCTGTTCGTGATCGAGAAGCCGCCGCCGGCGGCCCTGCCCCGACTGGCCGTACGGCACCAGAACGTCGACTGGGCGCCGAACGACAACCAGCTCAAACCGGTGCTGCTGCTCGACAACACGGGGACCGTGCCGGTGGACCTGTCCCGGCTGACGCTGCGCTACTGGTTCACCCGCGACGGTGGAACCGTGCCGGTCAACGTCTGGTGCGACTGGGCGCAGGTCGACTGCGCGACGGTCACCCGGCGGGTGGTCCCGCTGGCGACGGCGCGTACCGGGGCGGACGGTTATCTGGAGGTGGGCTTCACGCCGGGGGCCGGCACGCTGGCCGTCGGCGCGGGCACCGGTCCGGTCAAGCTCCGGCTGGGCAAGGCCGACTGGGCGGCGTTCGCCGAGTCGGACGACCACAGTTGGTTGCCGGCGGCGC